One window of the Capnocytophaga haemolytica genome contains the following:
- a CDS encoding LTA synthase family protein gives MRLREYFVFLYRIFLVYAFYAFARGVFLYFNKDMMGDYSTFKLFYYGLAFDNCAIMYTNLLFILLSLLPLWVNTTPKFQKVVFWSYFIPNTIAYATNFIDVAYYPFSKSRLTTGSFAVIEHEQNKMTLFWTFLGEYWYLFVGFAGLIALWVWLYKRVEIREQRAENRAQSSKLAYFGWSAVWFVGFGVLIMMAIRGGGFTSDTRPINMLDASRHVTVTPQADAILNTPFCLIRSLGKNKGFKEYHFVDEAYIREHLKPIKQYHRQVKEKPNVVIFILESFGREYWGCMNKNRNIPNFKSYTPFLDSLSQHSFMLDNAYCTGRQSIHGMSSMLAGIPSFQVAYTSSPYVKQPTQSIVSIAKEMGYDTSFFHSAPNGSMGFLGFSNILGFDHYYGKTEYNNDADDDGRWGIWDEPFFQYMCKTLSEKQQPFLGTIFTLSSHHPFQIPKKYEGKFDKGTLQIHQCIGYTDYSLKRFFECAKQQPWFKNTIFAFVNDHPNQTYYDLYKQPITNRAAAIMFYSANPELVPTKMYSEIAEQIDIYPSLVDLMGYNKPFRSWGRSVFADLPDEKPKAYVNDALLYQLKQGNYIYQMDDKGVLIGLFDKDDEALRNNLLGKVKNAEVTEATKELQAFMQDYMDRILNHKLSIKSQ, from the coding sequence CTCTTTTACTATGGATTGGCGTTCGACAACTGCGCGATAATGTACACCAACCTGCTGTTTATACTGCTGAGTTTGCTGCCGCTGTGGGTAAATACTACGCCAAAGTTCCAAAAGGTGGTGTTTTGGAGTTATTTTATCCCCAATACGATTGCGTATGCTACGAACTTCATCGATGTGGCGTATTATCCGTTTAGCAAATCGCGACTCACTACGGGTTCGTTTGCAGTGATTGAGCACGAGCAGAACAAGATGACCCTCTTCTGGACTTTCTTAGGCGAATATTGGTATCTCTTTGTGGGCTTTGCAGGGCTTATTGCCTTGTGGGTGTGGCTGTATAAGAGAGTAGAGATAAGAGAGCAGAGAGCAGAGAACAGAGCACAAAGCTCAAAGCTGGCTTATTTTGGCTGGTCGGCAGTGTGGTTTGTAGGCTTTGGTGTGCTGATAATGATGGCGATACGCGGGGGTGGTTTTACTTCCGATACGCGCCCTATTAATATGCTTGATGCCAGTCGCCACGTAACGGTAACGCCTCAGGCGGATGCAATCCTCAATACGCCTTTCTGCTTGATTAGGAGTCTTGGGAAGAATAAAGGCTTTAAGGAATATCACTTTGTAGATGAGGCATATATACGCGAACATCTCAAGCCTATCAAACAGTATCATCGTCAGGTGAAAGAGAAGCCTAATGTGGTGATATTCATCTTGGAGAGCTTTGGCAGGGAGTATTGGGGCTGTATGAATAAAAACAGAAATATCCCTAACTTTAAGAGCTATACGCCTTTCTTGGACTCGCTTTCGCAGCATTCTTTTATGCTCGACAATGCGTATTGCACGGGGCGTCAGTCAATACACGGAATGTCGTCGATGTTGGCGGGGATACCTTCCTTTCAGGTGGCGTACACCTCATCGCCTTATGTGAAGCAGCCTACACAGTCAATCGTTTCTATTGCCAAGGAGATGGGCTACGACACTTCATTCTTTCACTCCGCACCTAATGGTTCGATGGGCTTCTTGGGCTTCTCGAATATCTTGGGTTTTGACCATTACTATGGCAAGACCGAGTATAACAACGATGCTGATGATGACGGTCGTTGGGGTATTTGGGATGAGCCTTTCTTTCAATATATGTGTAAGACACTCAGCGAGAAACAGCAGCCTTTCTTAGGTACTATCTTTACACTGTCATCACATCACCCTTTTCAAATACCTAAGAAATACGAGGGTAAGTTTGACAAGGGTACGCTACAAATACACCAATGTATTGGCTATACGGATTACTCTCTCAAGCGTTTTTTTGAGTGCGCCAAGCAACAGCCGTGGTTTAAGAATACCATCTTTGCTTTTGTGAACGATCACCCTAACCAGACGTATTACGACCTTTACAAACAGCCAATTACCAATAGGGCGGCAGCGATTATGTTCTACAGTGCCAACCCTGAGTTAGTGCCTACCAAGATGTATTCAGAGATTGCAGAGCAGATTGATATATATCCTTCTTTAGTTGATTTGATGGGCTATAACAAGCCTTTCCGTTCGTGGGGGCGCAGTGTGTTTGCTGATTTGCCTGATGAGAAGCCCAAGGCATACGTAAATGATGCGTTGCTCTATCAGCTCAAACAAGGGAATTACATCTACCAGATGGACGACAAAGGGGTGCTTATAGGCTTATTTGACAAAGATGATGAGGCTCTGAGAAACAACCTTCTCGGCAAGGTGAAGAACGCTGAGGTAACTGAGGCTACCAAAGAGTTGCAAGCCTTTATGCAGGACTATATGGATAGGATACTCAACCATAAGTTAAGTATCAAAAGTCAGTAG
- the trxB gene encoding thioredoxin-disulfide reductase, translated as MADIEKVKCLIIGSGPAGYTAAIYASRANLAPVLYQGGQPGGQLTTTNEVENFPGYPNGIMGTELMMDLQKQAERFGAEIRNGWVTKVDFSAHPHKVWIDDTKELHADAVIIATGASAKYLGLPSEQHYLSTGGGVSACAVCDGFFYRNQQVAIVGAGDSACEEALYLANICAKVTMLIRRDEFRASQIMKERVLKNDKIEVLFNTETEEILGDGQVVTAIKVRNNQTNEVKEIPVTGFFVAIGHKPNTDVFKEYITLDEVGYIKNVAGTSLTNVAGVFVAGDAADTRYRQAITAAGSGCMAALDAEKYLLTLE; from the coding sequence ATGGCAGATATCGAAAAAGTAAAATGCCTAATTATAGGCTCAGGACCAGCAGGTTACACTGCAGCTATCTACGCTTCGCGCGCTAACCTCGCTCCTGTCTTATACCAAGGTGGGCAACCTGGTGGACAGCTTACTACTACCAACGAGGTGGAAAACTTCCCTGGTTACCCCAATGGCATTATGGGTACCGAACTAATGATGGATTTACAGAAGCAAGCTGAACGCTTTGGGGCTGAAATCCGCAATGGCTGGGTTACTAAAGTCGACTTTTCAGCACATCCTCATAAGGTATGGATTGACGACACTAAAGAGCTCCACGCCGATGCTGTGATTATCGCCACAGGGGCATCAGCTAAGTATTTGGGCTTGCCCTCTGAGCAACATTATCTCAGCACAGGTGGTGGTGTATCGGCGTGTGCCGTTTGCGATGGCTTTTTCTACCGCAATCAGCAGGTAGCCATCGTAGGGGCGGGCGACTCGGCTTGTGAAGAGGCACTCTACTTGGCAAATATATGTGCAAAGGTAACAATGCTCATACGCCGCGATGAGTTCCGTGCATCGCAGATTATGAAAGAGCGCGTGCTTAAAAATGATAAAATAGAAGTATTATTCAATACCGAAACCGAAGAAATATTAGGTGATGGACAAGTAGTTACCGCTATCAAGGTGCGCAATAATCAAACGAATGAGGTAAAGGAAATCCCTGTTACAGGCTTCTTCGTAGCCATCGGGCATAAGCCTAATACGGATGTCTTTAAGGAGTATATCACTTTGGATGAGGTCGGTTATATTAAGAATGTGGCAGGCACCTCACTTACGAATGTAGCGGGCGTATTTGTAGCGGGTGATGCTGCTGATACGCGTTACCGACAAGCGATCACAGCCGCAGGTTCAGGATGTATGGCTGCCTTAGACGCTGAAAAATACTTACTTACCTTAGAGTAG
- a CDS encoding DUF6089 family protein: MYRYFYTILILLAVQVASAQQHEIGIFAGGSNPISDIGRGYYVLPNRPAVGGVYKWNFHERMSVRVQLTGTQLYGNDRQSDIAGKRKRDFSFKTDVTEMMTGVEFHFREYRIEHLIDRPWTPYVFVGIGGFWHDDLYFDNTTAKPLEAENTTRREFDAMLPVALGIKKKITQRLILAGEVGFRYTLTNNVDGNAPTHQGFMFGNLGRSYDWYTMVGASLTYTFWEAPCYCKRR, encoded by the coding sequence ATGTACAGATATTTTTACACCATATTGATACTATTAGCGGTGCAGGTGGCATCGGCGCAGCAACACGAGATTGGGATCTTCGCAGGAGGAAGTAACCCTATTTCGGACATTGGTAGAGGTTATTACGTACTGCCCAACCGTCCAGCGGTGGGAGGTGTGTACAAGTGGAATTTCCACGAGCGTATGTCGGTTCGCGTACAGCTTACGGGCACACAGCTCTATGGCAACGATCGCCAGTCGGACATTGCGGGCAAACGCAAGCGCGACTTCTCGTTCAAGACGGACGTCACAGAAATGATGACTGGGGTGGAGTTCCATTTCAGGGAGTACCGAATCGAGCACTTGATCGACCGTCCGTGGACACCTTATGTGTTTGTGGGCATTGGCGGCTTTTGGCACGATGATTTGTACTTCGACAACACCACTGCCAAGCCATTGGAAGCCGAGAATACCACAAGGCGCGAGTTTGACGCAATGCTTCCCGTTGCCTTAGGTATTAAGAAGAAGATCACTCAGCGGCTTATCTTGGCGGGTGAAGTGGGTTTTCGCTACACGCTTACCAACAATGTTGATGGGAATGCGCCAACGCATCAAGGCTTTATGTTTGGCAACTTAGGCAGGAGCTATGATTGGTATACAATGGTAGGGGCTTCACTGACGTATACTTTCTGGGAAGCACCTTGTTATTGTAAGCGAAGATAA
- a CDS encoding isoprenyl transferase has product MAEELINKPRHIAIIMDGNGRWAKQQGMLRAFGHERGVRTVREVVEYCVEHEIPYLTLYAFSTENWNRPALEVKALMELLVKFLKKEADELDKNNVRLGAIGSLERFPEKVREVLLSTIDRLKHNTGTTLTLALSYGAREELVQATRRIAEEVKSGKLNTEAVDERLVQRYLYTADLPDVDLLIRTSGEQRISNFLLWQIAYAELYFAEVLWPEFTKEHLKEALLNYQKRERRFGKTSEQLK; this is encoded by the coding sequence ATGGCTGAAGAGTTGATAAACAAGCCACGGCATATTGCCATCATAATGGACGGCAATGGGCGTTGGGCGAAGCAGCAAGGGATGCTCAGGGCATTTGGACACGAGCGCGGTGTGCGTACGGTGCGTGAGGTAGTGGAATACTGTGTAGAACACGAGATTCCATACCTGACGCTTTATGCGTTTTCTACTGAGAACTGGAATCGCCCTGCCTTGGAAGTGAAAGCCCTGATGGAGTTGCTGGTAAAGTTCCTGAAGAAAGAGGCTGATGAGCTCGACAAAAACAATGTACGCTTGGGGGCTATTGGCAGTTTGGAGCGTTTCCCTGAGAAGGTGCGCGAGGTGTTGCTCAGCACTATCGATCGCTTGAAGCACAACACAGGCACTACCCTTACGCTGGCACTGAGCTATGGTGCCCGTGAGGAACTCGTGCAGGCCACGCGGCGCATTGCTGAGGAAGTGAAAAGCGGCAAACTCAATACTGAGGCTGTAGATGAGCGACTGGTGCAACGCTATTTGTACACAGCCGATTTGCCCGATGTGGACTTGCTTATTCGCACCAGCGGTGAGCAGCGCATTAGCAACTTCTTGCTGTGGCAGATTGCATACGCCGAGCTTTATTTTGCAGAAGTGCTCTGGCCAGAGTTTACTAAGGAACACCTAAAAGAAGCATTATTAAACTATCAAAAGAGAGAGAGACGATTTGGAAAAACCAGTGAACAACTTAAATAG
- the bamA gene encoding outer membrane protein assembly factor BamA, giving the protein MLKKIVFMALLAITSLVSAQEDEDRVSLGQGKKYTIGGIEVTGAKRFNEQTILTTTGLKVGDVIEIPSEKFSAVIHKLWSYKLFSDINIYIKRVEGDTVFLELAIKETPSLINVSIKGVREKKAEALIKELELKKGTTKVNENLIANTKNYITNKYRKEGYLNTKVNVDTKIDTTDANGVDMLIFIDKGNKVKVDEIAFEGNQKYSDRKLRRKLKKTKQRAFGRFWKRSKYVKKDYDEDLTSMVDFYKENGYRDARIVNDTLIKDKDGNVSLKIALEEGKRYYFGDIRFLGNSVYNDRTLNQVLGIKKGDVYNGVLLKKRIQDQSKPDADDITNLYQNSGYLFSQIHPVETSVVNDTINFEIRVVEGKPAYFNNISVKGNEKTNDYVIYRELRTRPGYLYSKDAVVRTVRELGQMQLFDAQNINPEFKNADPNAGTVDIEYNLKETGSSQVQLQGGYGGGSFIGTLALSFNNFSMRNLFNRKAYTPVPMGDGQSFSVSFQMSRYYRTYGFSFTEPWLGGKQPVQFSVSLSRTEQFGYNYRTYDVDRSKRVNITSVSVGLAKRLRIPDDYFQIAHTLSYQLYDLRDYPNLGLFTFKDGSSNSLAYTIALSRNSSGPNPIYPMSGSSFTISAKLTPPYSMFNGVDYSKLLDERDQAVKDENSTRIAQIDQERFRWLEFYKLKFTSAWYTNIYSKFVLKFGADFGYLGAYNKDRGIVPFERFFMGGDGLGYYSMDSRENIQMRGYENYALSGDGGENVFNKFSLELRYPITLKPMASIYGLAFAEGGNVYNGLENFNPFQIKRSAGLGLRLFMPAFGMLGIDFGYGFDNPANSNNRSGWQTHFIFGQQF; this is encoded by the coding sequence ATGTTGAAAAAAATTGTATTTATGGCACTGCTGGCAATCACAAGCCTTGTCAGTGCACAAGAGGACGAAGATAGAGTATCATTAGGACAAGGAAAGAAATATACCATCGGAGGTATTGAAGTTACTGGTGCCAAACGCTTTAATGAACAAACTATCCTGACTACCACAGGGCTGAAAGTAGGCGATGTGATTGAAATACCGAGTGAGAAGTTCAGCGCGGTTATTCACAAGCTATGGAGCTATAAGTTGTTCAGCGATATTAACATCTACATCAAGCGCGTGGAGGGCGATACCGTCTTCCTTGAATTAGCGATTAAAGAGACACCTTCACTCATCAATGTGAGCATCAAAGGGGTGCGTGAGAAGAAAGCTGAAGCCCTCATAAAGGAGTTGGAGCTGAAGAAAGGGACTACTAAGGTGAATGAGAACCTCATCGCCAATACGAAGAATTACATCACAAATAAGTATCGCAAAGAAGGGTACCTCAATACTAAGGTAAACGTTGATACTAAGATAGATACCACCGATGCGAACGGGGTGGATATGCTTATCTTTATAGATAAAGGCAACAAAGTAAAAGTAGATGAAATAGCCTTTGAGGGCAACCAGAAGTACAGCGATAGGAAGCTGCGCCGTAAGCTGAAGAAGACTAAGCAGCGCGCTTTTGGTCGCTTTTGGAAACGCTCGAAGTATGTGAAGAAGGACTATGATGAGGACTTGACTTCAATGGTTGATTTCTACAAAGAGAACGGCTATCGCGATGCACGCATCGTCAATGATACCCTTATAAAGGATAAGGACGGCAATGTGAGCTTAAAGATAGCTTTGGAAGAGGGAAAGCGTTATTACTTTGGCGACATCCGCTTCTTGGGAAACTCGGTGTACAACGACCGTACGCTGAACCAAGTGCTTGGCATCAAAAAAGGTGATGTGTACAATGGCGTACTACTGAAAAAGCGTATCCAAGACCAGAGTAAACCTGATGCTGACGATATTACCAACCTTTACCAGAACAGCGGTTACCTCTTCTCGCAGATACACCCTGTGGAGACTTCGGTAGTGAACGACACTATCAATTTTGAAATACGTGTGGTGGAGGGTAAGCCTGCGTATTTTAACAATATATCGGTAAAAGGAAACGAGAAAACCAACGACTATGTGATTTACCGCGAACTGAGAACACGCCCTGGGTATTTGTACAGCAAAGATGCCGTGGTGCGTACGGTGCGCGAACTAGGGCAGATGCAGCTTTTTGATGCGCAGAACATCAATCCTGAGTTTAAGAATGCTGACCCGAATGCAGGTACGGTAGATATTGAATATAACTTGAAAGAAACAGGCTCCAGCCAAGTGCAGTTGCAAGGGGGCTACGGAGGTGGATCGTTCATCGGTACGCTGGCACTCTCGTTCAACAACTTCTCAATGAGGAACTTATTCAACCGTAAGGCATATACCCCTGTGCCTATGGGCGATGGGCAATCGTTTTCGGTGAGCTTCCAAATGAGTAGGTATTACCGCACCTATGGGTTCTCATTTACAGAGCCTTGGCTCGGTGGGAAGCAGCCTGTACAGTTCTCTGTATCGCTAAGCCGCACCGAACAGTTTGGCTACAACTACCGCACTTACGACGTAGATAGAAGTAAGCGTGTGAATATCACTAGCGTGAGTGTAGGCTTGGCAAAGCGATTGCGAATCCCTGATGATTACTTCCAGATAGCACATACATTGAGTTATCAGCTCTATGACCTGCGTGATTATCCGAACTTAGGGTTATTCACCTTTAAAGATGGTAGCTCTAACTCATTGGCGTACACCATAGCCTTATCGCGTAATTCTAGCGGTCCGAACCCTATCTACCCAATGAGCGGTAGCAGTTTTACCATCAGCGCTAAGCTCACTCCTCCGTACTCAATGTTCAACGGAGTAGATTACAGCAAGCTACTTGACGAACGCGACCAAGCGGTGAAGGATGAAAACTCAACCCGTATTGCACAGATAGATCAAGAGCGTTTCCGTTGGTTAGAGTTTTATAAATTGAAGTTTACCTCAGCGTGGTACACCAATATATACAGCAAGTTCGTACTGAAATTCGGTGCTGACTTTGGTTACCTCGGGGCATATAACAAGGATAGGGGTATTGTACCTTTTGAGCGCTTCTTTATGGGAGGCGATGGGTTAGGCTATTACTCAATGGATAGCCGCGAGAACATCCAGATGCGTGGGTATGAGAATTACGCCCTCTCAGGCGATGGTGGGGAGAATGTATTTAACAAATTCTCGTTGGAATTGCGTTACCCCATCACCCTGAAGCCAATGGCATCTATCTACGGGTTGGCATTTGCTGAAGGTGGGAATGTGTACAACGGCTTAGAGAACTTTAACCCCTTCCAAATCAAGCGTTCAGCAGGTTTAGGGCTAAGGCTCTTTATGCCAGCCTTCGGTATGCTGGGGATCGATTTTGGCTACGGATTTGACAATCCTGCCAACAGCAATAACCGCAGTGGATGGCAAACACACTTTATTTTTGGTCAGCAATTTTAA